One region of Oryza sativa Japonica Group chromosome 5, ASM3414082v1 genomic DNA includes:
- the LOC136356503 gene encoding probable auxin efflux carrier component 5a codes for MPDNDACRQAEEQTRRLAWDPQLVPVLVDTKQRWSWWFMAVALSIFTAFHVRKAAIGMYVDGTSSSDESSSTTTTPASKDVEASAGAASTVVVVVAASGKPEAEEEG; via the exons ATGCCCGACAACGACGCGTGCCGGCAGGCGGAGGAGCAGACCCGGCGGCTGGCGTGGGACCCGCAATTGGTGCCGGTGCTCGTGGATACAAAGCAGCGGTGGAGCTGGTGGTTCATGGCCGTTGCCCTCTCGATCTTCACGGCCTTCCATGTACG GAAGGCCGCCATCGGGATGTACGTCGACGGCACCTCGTCCTCCGACgagtcgtcgtcgacgacgacgacgccggccagCAAGGACGTCGAggccagcgccggcgccgcatccacggtcgtcgtcgtcgtcgcggcgagcggcaagccggaagcagaagaggaggggtga
- the LOC4339499 gene encoding FHA domain-containing protein DDL yields the protein MASAVERREHSRRSGRSRSRSPARDRGSPPRRRSPPARRERSPAPRSRSPRRRSPVKTTSSHRERSPVRRNGSPRRSPVRSIGRSPQRDRVKEQVRSPKQAQSRSRSPSPARKRESRSPSPRSKRLRRAQSEREGADATEGDRRKTTSREERDSGRYRERDEGKDVSRDRKTEREDSRGSFKDRKLDHDDDRDHSRDRRSDRSGASRETWSSRDDERRDSRGRRSDGDDRKVNSREQRADHDDRRDSARERRADRDESNGESGRSSRRGRSVSPEEHRHRGRRESRQSPRSSRSAAHGEDTSSVTDAASRSVDPDSLVKMNATAEALEAKEKQKPSFELSGKLAEETNRVAGVNLLHSEPPEARKSDIRWRLYVFKGGEPLEEPLYVHRMSSYLFGRERKVADIPTDHPSCSKQHAVLQYRLVEKEQPDGMMSKQVRPYLMDLGSTNGTFINENRIEPSRYYELFEKDTIKFGNSSREYVLLHENSKD from the exons ATGGCTTCGGCGGTGGAGCGGAGGGAGCATTCGCGGAGGTCGGGGCGCTCGAGgtcgcgctcgccggcgagggaccgtggctcgccgccgcgcaggcGGAGCCCGCCTGCTCGGAGGGAGAGGTCACCGGCTCCGAGGAGTCGCTCGCCTAGGAGGAGGTCTCCTGTTAAGACTACTAGCTCACATAGGGAGAGGTCGCCTGTTCGGAGGAATGGCTCACCTAGGAGGTCTCCTGTTAGGAGTATTGGGAGGTCGCCACAGAGAGATAGGGTGAAGGAGCAGGTCAGGTCGCCGAAACAAGCTCAGTCACGGTCACGGTCTCCGTCACCTGCCAGGAAACGGGAGTCTCGGTCGCCCTCACCACGGAGCAAACGATTGAGAAGGGCTCAGAGTGAGCGGGAAGGTGCAGATGCTACTGAGGGTGACCGTCGGAAGACCACCAGCAGGGAAGAGCGGGACTCGGGGAGGTACAGGGAGCGTGATGAGGGAAAGGATGTGTCAAGGGATAGAAAGACTGAGAGGGAGGATAGTAGGGGCTCTTTTAAGGACAGGAAACTGGATCATGATGATGATAGGGATCACTCAAGAGATAGAAGGTCTGATCGGTCGGGTGCTTCAAGGGAGACATGGTCAAGCCGAGATGATGAAAGGCGTGATTCAAGGGGTAGAAGGTCTGATGGGGATGATCGAAAAGTCAATTCCAGGGAGCAAAGGGCAGATCATGATGATAGAAGGGATTCTGcaagagagagaagggcagaCCGGGATGAGAGCAATGGTGAATCAGGGAGATCATCTAGGCGTGGGCGATCAGTGTCTCCAGAAGAGCATAGGCATAGGGGTAGACGTGAATCCCGCCAGTCACCGAGGTCATCTAGAAGTGCAGCACATGGTGAG GATACAAGCTCTGTAACAGATGCAGCGTCACG GAGTGTTGATCCTGATTCTTTGGTGAAGATGAATGCTACTGCAGAAGCTCTGGAAGCAAAAGAAAAG CAAAAACCATCATTTGAATTGTCTGGAAAGCTTGCTGAGGAGACTAACAGAGTTGCAG GTGTAAATCTGTTGCATTCAGAACCTCCAGAGGCTCGCAAGTCAGATATTAGATGGAGACTCTACGTCTTCAAGGGTGGTGAACCACTCGAAG AACCATTATATGTTCACCGGATGAGCAGCTACCTTTTTGGAAGGGAACGGAAAGTTGCAGACATCCCCACAGATCATCCCTCCTGCAGTAAGCAACATGCAGTTCTTCAATATAG ACTTGTAGAGAAGGAGCAGCCAGATGGCATGATGTCAAAGCAAGTGAG GCCTTATCTGATGGATCTTGGTAGTACCAATGGAACTTTCATTAAT gagaaTCGTATTGAGCCCAGCCGTTATTATGAACTCTTTGAAAAGGATACCATTAAGTTTGGCAATAGTAG CCGGGAGTATGTTTTGCTTCATGAAAACTCGAAAGATTGA